In the Staphylococcus sp. IVB6240 genome, one interval contains:
- the mraZ gene encoding division/cell wall cluster transcriptional repressor MraZ, with protein sequence MFMGEYENKLDAKGRMIVPSKFRYDLNERFIITRGLDKCLFGYTLEEWQTIEDKMKTLPMTKRDARKFMRMFFSGAIEVEIDKQGRINIPAKLREYANLDKECTVIGVSNRIEIWDRATWNDFYDESEENFEEIAEDLIDFDF encoded by the coding sequence ATGTTCATGGGCGAATACGAAAATAAGCTTGATGCAAAAGGGCGAATGATCGTTCCGTCTAAGTTTCGATATGACTTGAATGAACGTTTCATTATCACACGGGGCCTTGATAAATGTTTGTTTGGTTACACACTAGAAGAATGGCAAACGATAGAAGACAAGATGAAAACCTTACCTATGACGAAACGTGATGCGCGTAAATTTATGCGCATGTTCTTTTCAGGAGCCATTGAAGTGGAGATAGACAAACAAGGAAGAATTAATATTCCAGCAAAGTTACGAGAATATGCCAATCTTGATAAAGAATGTACCGTTATAGGTGTTTCTAATCGTATAGAGATTTGGGATCGTGCAACATGGAATGATTTTTATGATGAATCCGAAGAGAATTTTGAAGAAATTGCTGAGGATTTAATAGATTTTGATTTTTAA
- the rsmH gene encoding 16S rRNA (cytosine(1402)-N(4))-methyltransferase RsmH, whose amino-acid sequence MFHHISVLLRETVDQLNIKEDGVYIDCTLGGAGHSQYLLSQLSDEGRLIAIDQDTTAIEHAQEKLKDDLHKVTFVHSNFRHLQQILDDLEIEKVDGILYDLGVSSPQLDIPERGFSYHHDARLDMRMDQTQDLSAYEVVNDWSYEDLVKIFFRYGEEKFSKQIARKIEARREAQPITTTLELVECIKEGIPAKARRKGGHPAKRVFQAIRIAVNDELAAFEDSLEQAIECVKVGGRISVITFHSLEDRLCKQMFQEYEKGPEVPRGLPVIPEEYTPKLKRVNRKPIVATDSDLSDNNRARSAKLRVAEILK is encoded by the coding sequence GTGTTTCATCATATTAGCGTTTTACTAAGAGAAACAGTCGATCAACTGAATATCAAAGAAGATGGTGTCTATATTGACTGTACACTTGGTGGCGCTGGACACTCGCAATACCTTTTGAGTCAACTATCTGATGAAGGGCGTTTAATCGCTATTGATCAAGATACAACAGCCATAGAACATGCACAGGAAAAATTGAAAGATGATTTGCATAAAGTCACTTTTGTGCACAGTAATTTTAGACATTTACAACAGATATTAGATGATTTAGAAATTGAAAAAGTCGATGGTATTTTATACGACTTAGGTGTTTCAAGTCCTCAATTGGATATACCAGAGAGAGGATTTAGTTATCACCATGATGCAAGACTTGATATGCGAATGGATCAAACACAAGACCTATCAGCATATGAAGTTGTAAATGATTGGTCGTACGAAGACTTGGTTAAAATCTTTTTCCGTTATGGAGAAGAAAAGTTTTCAAAACAAATCGCCCGAAAAATTGAGGCGAGACGTGAAGCACAACCTATCACGACGACATTAGAGCTTGTTGAATGTATTAAAGAGGGGATTCCTGCTAAAGCACGACGTAAAGGCGGACATCCTGCTAAACGTGTATTCCAAGCAATTCGTATTGCAGTAAATGACGAGCTGGCAGCATTTGAAGACAGCCTGGAACAAGCGATTGAATGTGTGAAAGTGGGTGGACGTATTTCTGTCATTACTTTCCATTCTTTAGAAGATCGTTTATGTAAACAAATGTTCCAAGAATATGAAAAAGGTCCAGAAGTACCAAGAGGGTTGCCTGTCATTCCTGAAGAATATACACCTAAGTTAAAACGTGTGAATCGTAAACCAATCGTCGCAACTGATTCTGACTTGTCAGATAACAATCGAGCAAGAAGTGCAAAACTACGCGTTGCAGAAATACTAAAATAA
- the ftsL gene encoding cell division protein FtsL has product MAVEKIYEPYHQHVADPQNEPKISTPEKKTIKKQVVVKFTRFEKLLYISMIALIAAISIFMLSLKMDAYDTRGKIADLDQKIEQQSSQNSALKSETMKNASYERIYNKAQKQGMSLQNENVKVVRNNGETKN; this is encoded by the coding sequence ATGGCTGTAGAAAAAATATATGAACCGTATCACCAGCACGTAGCAGACCCGCAAAATGAACCTAAAATATCGACTCCTGAGAAAAAAACAATAAAAAAGCAAGTAGTAGTCAAATTTACACGATTTGAAAAACTGCTATACATATCTATGATTGCATTAATTGCTGCAATTAGTATCTTTATGTTGTCTCTTAAAATGGACGCCTATGATACAAGGGGTAAAATTGCAGATTTAGATCAAAAAATTGAACAACAATCAAGTCAAAATAGCGCATTGAAATCTGAAACGATGAAAAATGCTTCATATGAACGCATCTATAACAAAGCTCAAAAGCAAGGCATGAGTCTACAGAATGAGAATGTAAAGGTAGTGCGTAACAATGGCGAAACGAAAAATTAA
- a CDS encoding penicillin-binding protein: MAKRKIKIKKNKLGAVLLTGVLGLLFFSLVLRYGFIMISGHSSGEDLIMRANQKYLAQLDQSAERGKIYDRHGKVLAEDVDRFRLAAVIDKRASEESKEPRHVVDKKKTAKQLAKVIDMSEKDIEKRLKMKKAFQVEFGKAGQNLTYHDKEKIENMKLPGITMYPEVQRFYPNGKFASHLVGMAQKDPDTGELKGALGVEKIFDSYLSGEKGHASYTKDIWGYIIPNSKNEVAPKRGDDVHLTIDSNIQVFVEEALDKMVEHYKPKDLFAIVMDAKTGEVLAYSQRPTFNPETGEDFGEKWANDMYQNLYEPGSTFKSFGLAAAIQEGKFKPKEKYESGYRDIEGSRIYDWNKKGWGEIPMSLGFTYSSNTLMMKLQDLVGASKMQSWYEKFGFGKSTGSLFESEQSGNIAWENELMQKTSAFGQSTTVTPAQMLQAQSAFFNKGEMVCPYFISSVMNPVTDETFVEGKREVTGKPITPKTAKKVVNELDKVVNSKESHASHYQVDGYRVGGKTGTAQVADPENGGYVQGPNPYFVSFMGHAPSKNPRVIVYAGMSLAQKNDQEAYEMGVSKAFVPIMKNTLQYLNVGEEGINEKISIEKVPDVSGKTVEKAEQALEDKSMNAIIVGQGEKIVSQSPTSNTRLLPNSNVMLLTDGDLTMPDMTGWTRDDIIAFESLTGIKVKVKGSGFVTSQTVGVQSPIDKNTKIEVEMSSQEES, encoded by the coding sequence ATGGCGAAACGAAAAATTAAAATCAAAAAGAACAAACTAGGAGCAGTCCTCCTGACAGGTGTACTCGGGCTGCTCTTTTTTTCATTGGTTTTGAGATACGGATTTATAATGATTTCCGGTCATTCCTCGGGTGAGGATTTGATTATGCGAGCCAACCAAAAATATTTAGCACAATTAGATCAATCTGCTGAACGTGGGAAAATATATGATCGTCATGGTAAAGTTCTCGCCGAAGATGTAGACCGTTTTCGTTTAGCGGCAGTTATCGATAAGCGGGCGAGTGAGGAGTCTAAAGAACCAAGGCATGTTGTCGATAAGAAGAAGACAGCAAAGCAACTTGCTAAAGTGATTGATATGTCAGAAAAAGATATTGAAAAACGATTGAAAATGAAAAAGGCATTCCAAGTAGAATTTGGGAAAGCTGGTCAAAATTTAACTTATCATGATAAGGAAAAAATCGAAAATATGAAATTACCAGGGATTACAATGTATCCTGAAGTGCAAAGATTCTATCCTAATGGTAAATTTGCATCTCATTTAGTGGGTATGGCACAAAAAGACCCTGATACTGGCGAATTAAAAGGGGCTCTTGGTGTTGAAAAGATCTTTGATAGTTATTTATCAGGAGAAAAAGGTCATGCTTCATATACTAAAGATATTTGGGGATACATCATTCCAAATTCAAAAAATGAAGTAGCGCCAAAACGAGGCGACGATGTCCACCTAACAATCGATTCCAATATACAAGTGTTTGTAGAGGAAGCATTAGATAAAATGGTAGAACATTATAAACCGAAAGACTTATTTGCAATCGTGATGGATGCAAAAACAGGAGAAGTACTGGCATATAGCCAACGACCTACATTTAATCCAGAAACAGGAGAAGACTTTGGAGAAAAATGGGCGAATGATATGTATCAAAACTTGTATGAGCCTGGTTCGACATTCAAATCGTTTGGCCTTGCCGCGGCGATACAAGAAGGTAAGTTTAAACCTAAAGAAAAATATGAATCAGGATATCGAGATATTGAAGGGTCACGTATTTATGACTGGAATAAAAAAGGTTGGGGAGAAATTCCGATGAGCCTCGGGTTTACGTATTCATCTAATACATTGATGATGAAACTCCAAGACCTTGTGGGTGCAAGTAAGATGCAGTCATGGTATGAAAAGTTTGGCTTTGGTAAGTCGACTGGCAGTTTATTTGAAAGTGAACAAAGTGGTAATATTGCATGGGAAAATGAATTAATGCAAAAAACAAGTGCATTCGGTCAATCGACGACTGTAACGCCTGCACAAATGTTGCAAGCACAGTCAGCATTCTTTAATAAAGGGGAAATGGTGTGCCCATACTTTATTTCATCAGTTATGAATCCAGTCACAGATGAAACCTTTGTAGAGGGTAAAAGAGAAGTGACAGGAAAACCAATAACACCAAAAACAGCCAAGAAAGTGGTAAATGAACTAGATAAAGTGGTGAACAGTAAAGAGAGCCACGCATCACATTATCAAGTTGATGGCTATCGTGTTGGAGGTAAAACGGGAACTGCACAAGTAGCTGACCCTGAAAATGGTGGATATGTACAAGGTCCTAACCCATACTTTGTAAGCTTTATGGGACATGCCCCGAGTAAAAATCCTCGCGTTATTGTATATGCAGGGATGAGTTTGGCTCAGAAGAATGACCAGGAAGCTTATGAAATGGGTGTAAGTAAAGCATTTGTACCAATCATGAAAAACACATTGCAATATTTAAATGTGGGTGAAGAGGGTATTAATGAGAAAATATCCATTGAAAAAGTGCCAGATGTATCTGGGAAAACTGTTGAAAAAGCAGAACAAGCATTGGAAGATAAGTCGATGAATGCAATCATCGTTGGACAAGGCGAAAAAATTGTAAGTCAAAGCCCGACATCAAATACAAGATTGCTTCCAAATAGTAACGTAATGTTATTAACAGATGGAGATTTAACAATGCCGGATATGACTGGTTGGACACGAGATGACATCATTGCATTTGAATCTCTAACAGGTATAAAAGTGAAAGTGAAAGGCAGTGGCTTTGTCACTTCACAAACAGTTGGTGTGCAATCGCCAATTGATAAAAATACAAAAATAGAAGTTGAAATGTCTTCACAAGAGGAATCTTAA
- the mraY gene encoding phospho-N-acetylmuramoyl-pentapeptide-transferase, whose amino-acid sequence MAIISAIIAFVITAVLVPILIPTLKRMKFGQSIREEGPQSHMKKTGTPTMGGLTFLIGAIVTTIIASIFVDQASPLLLLLFVTIGFGLIGFIDDYIIVVKKNNQGLTSKQKFLAQIVIAVIFFIVAKGFNGVEFSTDINLPFTEAAIPLSYAYVLFIVFWQVGFSNAVNLTDGLDGLATGLSIIGFTMYAIMSFVLEQPAIGLFCIIMVAALAGFLPYNINPAKVFMGDTGSLALGGIFATISIMLNQELSLLFIGLVFVLETLSVMIQVTSFKLTGKRVFKMSPLHHHFELEGWSEWKVVTVFWTVGLITGLIGLWIGVS is encoded by the coding sequence ATGGCTATTATTAGCGCAATTATCGCATTTGTAATCACAGCAGTTTTAGTGCCGATTTTAATTCCGACATTAAAAAGAATGAAGTTTGGTCAAAGTATTCGAGAAGAAGGACCACAGAGTCACATGAAAAAAACAGGAACACCAACTATGGGAGGGCTAACTTTCTTAATTGGTGCAATTGTAACTACAATCATCGCAAGTATCTTTGTTGATCAAGCAAGTCCGTTATTATTGTTACTTTTTGTGACGATTGGATTTGGTCTTATTGGATTTATTGATGACTACATTATTGTTGTTAAGAAAAATAACCAAGGTTTAACAAGTAAGCAAAAGTTTCTAGCACAAATTGTAATTGCAGTGATTTTCTTTATTGTTGCAAAAGGATTTAATGGTGTTGAATTCTCAACAGATATCAACTTACCATTTACTGAAGCAGCAATCCCATTATCTTATGCTTATGTACTGTTCATTGTCTTTTGGCAAGTTGGGTTTTCAAATGCTGTGAACTTAACAGATGGCTTAGATGGTTTAGCAACAGGTTTATCAATTATTGGTTTTACAATGTATGCAATTATGAGTTTCGTGCTGGAACAACCAGCAATCGGCTTATTCTGTATCATTATGGTTGCTGCACTTGCAGGCTTCCTACCATATAACATTAACCCAGCGAAAGTGTTTATGGGTGATACAGGTAGCTTAGCGTTAGGTGGTATTTTCGCAACGATTTCAATTATGCTAAATCAGGAACTATCATTGTTATTTATTGGTCTTGTATTTGTATTAGAAACATTGTCTGTTATGATTCAAGTTACTTCTTTCAAGTTAACAGGCAAACGCGTATTTAAAATGAGTCCATTACACCATCACTTCGAACTTGAAGGATGGAGCGAATGGAAAGTCGTAACAGTATTTTGGACAGTTGGTTTAATTACAGGTCTCATCGGATTATGGATTGGAGTGAGCTAA
- the murD gene encoding UDP-N-acetylmuramoyl-L-alanine--D-glutamate ligase produces MINYTGLKGKKVLVLGMAKSGYEVGKLLHRLGADVTINDGKDLSQDPHAKDLEALGINVVSGSHPLALLDENPIIVKNPGIPYSVPLLQEAQARGLKILTEVELSYLISEAPIIGITGTNGKTTVTSLLGDMFNKSREVGHLAGNIGYVASKVAQDVRADEYLITELSSFQLLGIEHYRPHIAIITNIYEAHIDYHGSLEEYQDAKRQIFRNQTGSDYLIFNYQQRHLINPAEIKSKILYFSTEQPVDGIYVENDYIVYKGIHLIHLDDIVLPGKHNLENILAATLAAILAGVSVGAIIQSLTTFSGIAHRLQYIGNNKTNKYYNDSKATNTLATQFALKSFTQPIIWLCGGLDRGNGFDDLIPYMNNVRVMVAFGETQDKFVKLGESQGKLVIRAIDVVDAVEKIQEVIEPNDVVLLSPACASWDQYDTFEQRGEMFTEAFRNQLPSH; encoded by the coding sequence TTGATTAACTATACAGGGTTAAAAGGCAAAAAAGTACTTGTACTTGGTATGGCGAAAAGTGGTTATGAAGTGGGTAAACTTTTACATCGTCTTGGTGCAGATGTAACAATTAATGACGGTAAAGATTTATCCCAAGACCCACATGCAAAAGATTTGGAAGCATTAGGTATTAATGTGGTAAGTGGTTCTCATCCCCTTGCTCTATTAGACGAAAATCCTATTATTGTGAAAAACCCGGGTATTCCATACAGTGTCCCTCTATTGCAAGAAGCCCAAGCACGTGGTTTAAAAATTCTTACAGAAGTTGAATTAAGTTATTTAATTTCTGAAGCGCCGATCATTGGTATTACAGGTACAAATGGTAAAACAACCGTGACATCACTTCTTGGGGACATGTTTAACAAAAGTCGTGAGGTGGGTCATTTAGCAGGTAACATTGGCTATGTTGCTTCTAAAGTTGCTCAGGATGTGCGTGCTGATGAGTATTTGATTACGGAATTGTCATCTTTCCAACTTCTAGGTATTGAACATTATCGTCCGCATATCGCGATTATTACGAATATCTATGAAGCACATATTGACTATCATGGATCATTGGAAGAATATCAAGATGCTAAAAGACAAATTTTTAGAAATCAAACGGGTAGCGACTATTTAATCTTTAATTATCAGCAACGTCATTTGATTAATCCAGCTGAAATTAAGTCTAAAATTTTATATTTCTCTACAGAACAACCCGTTGATGGTATCTATGTAGAAAATGATTATATTGTATACAAAGGGATTCATTTAATTCATTTAGATGATATTGTGCTACCAGGGAAGCACAACTTAGAAAATATTTTAGCAGCTACATTGGCAGCGATTTTAGCTGGTGTATCTGTAGGTGCAATTATTCAATCATTGACAACTTTCTCAGGAATTGCACATCGTCTCCAATACATTGGAAATAATAAAACAAATAAATATTATAACGACTCTAAAGCAACAAATACGTTAGCAACACAATTTGCATTAAAATCATTTACACAACCAATCATTTGGTTATGTGGTGGATTGGATCGAGGAAATGGATTCGATGACCTCATTCCTTATATGAATAACGTACGTGTCATGGTTGCCTTTGGTGAGACACAAGATAAGTTTGTTAAACTAGGGGAGAGCCAAGGGAAGTTAGTAATTCGTGCAATTGATGTTGTTGATGCTGTTGAGAAAATTCAAGAAGTTATTGAACCGAATGATGTCGTTCTACTTTCACCAGCATGTGCAAGTTGGGATCAATATGATACATTTGAACAACGCGGTGAAATGTTCACTGAGGCTTTTCGCAATCAATTGCCATCACATTAA
- a CDS encoding FtsQ-type POTRA domain-containing protein, with product MTEKIDQTFLKEKRMRELKKRRRIQLSIVLGLLLIVVAILLYMYTPISIVKSVNVEGNHYVATDKIKKDLKINNETRVYSYDSDEAERRIVKHPLIKQVDINKGLFNTLQVNITEHKVVGIMTVKGNDVPVIENGRILKNFEETLPNEAPYLKGFKRTEKQKLVEALEKMDRTTRTQISEIVYEPKKNQPHLIRLYMRDGIEVLGNTKTIARKLKYYPSMSHALEKDESGQLKQSGYIDLSVGATFIPYGSDANGDDESASSQQVVNKTELEDEAKNELQKALNKIKEHEQDEN from the coding sequence ATGACTGAAAAGATTGATCAAACATTTCTTAAAGAAAAGCGGATGCGCGAATTGAAAAAGCGTCGTCGTATACAGCTTAGTATTGTATTAGGTCTTTTGCTTATAGTTGTGGCTATTCTGTTATATATGTATACACCTATCAGCATTGTAAAAAGTGTGAACGTAGAAGGGAACCATTATGTTGCAACTGATAAAATAAAAAAAGATTTAAAGATTAACAATGAGACGAGGGTCTATTCTTACGACAGTGATGAAGCAGAAAGACGTATTGTAAAACACCCATTGATTAAACAAGTAGATATTAATAAAGGGCTTTTTAATACGTTGCAAGTGAATATTACTGAACATAAAGTTGTAGGTATCATGACAGTGAAAGGGAATGACGTACCGGTTATTGAAAATGGGCGTATCCTTAAAAATTTTGAAGAAACCTTACCAAACGAGGCACCTTATTTAAAAGGCTTTAAAAGGACGGAAAAACAGAAGTTAGTTGAAGCGCTAGAAAAAATGGACCGTACAACTCGTACACAAATCTCAGAAATTGTCTATGAACCTAAAAAGAATCAACCCCACCTGATTCGTCTTTATATGCGTGATGGTATTGAAGTATTGGGAAATACAAAAACAATTGCACGAAAGCTTAAATATTATCCAAGTATGTCACATGCGTTAGAAAAAGATGAATCTGGTCAATTAAAGCAATCTGGTTATATTGATTTGTCAGTTGGTGCAACGTTTATTCCATATGGCAGTGATGCAAATGGAGATGACGAATCGGCAAGTTCACAACAAGTCGTCAATAAGACCGAGTTAGAAGATGAAGCCAAAAATGAACTTCAAAAAGCGTTAAATAAAATCAAAGAACATGAGCAAGATGAGAATTAA
- the ftsA gene encoding cell division protein FtsA, with translation MEEHYYVSVDIGSSSVKAIVGEKFHNGINVIGTGQTYTSGIKNGLIDDFDVAKQAIRDTIKKASIASGIDIKEVFLKLPIVGTEVYDETNRIEFHEDTEIEGTHIETVLEGIRNKNDAPDTEVVNVFPIRFIVDEDNEVTDPKELVARHSLQVDAGVIAIRKSVLINMIKCVESSGVDVLDVYSDSYNYRSILTPTERELGACVIDIGEDLTQIAYYECGELVDADVVLMAGRHITDDIAQFLNTTYESAEKIKQQYGHAFYDSASDQDVFTVEQLDSEEVAQYTQKELSDVIEARVEDIFFEVFDILEALDLTKVNGGFVVTGGSANLLGVKELLQDMVSEKVRIHTPSQMGVRKPEFSSAISTISSSIAFDELLDYVTISNHDNEEVEEEVIENDVKSQETKSGGFESFFKRKPKKQPHEQSSEVIEEDASGDTYVEHTDAENGEPKQEESKFKKIMKSLFD, from the coding sequence ATGGAAGAGCATTATTATGTGAGTGTAGATATTGGCTCATCAAGCGTGAAAGCGATTGTTGGTGAAAAATTTCATAACGGAATTAACGTGATAGGTACAGGGCAAACCTATACGAGTGGAATAAAAAATGGCTTGATTGATGACTTTGATGTCGCAAAACAAGCTATTAGAGACACAATTAAAAAAGCTTCTATCGCTTCGGGAATAGATATTAAAGAAGTATTCTTGAAATTACCGATTGTTGGAACAGAAGTGTATGATGAAACAAACAGAATTGAGTTCCATGAAGACACTGAAATTGAAGGAACACATATCGAAACAGTTCTTGAAGGCATCCGTAATAAAAACGATGCCCCAGACACAGAAGTTGTGAATGTCTTCCCAATTCGATTCATTGTTGATGAAGATAATGAAGTAACAGATCCAAAAGAACTGGTTGCACGTCATTCATTACAAGTGGATGCAGGTGTGATTGCAATTCGCAAATCTGTACTTATTAACATGATCAAATGTGTAGAATCTAGTGGTGTTGATGTATTAGACGTATATTCTGATTCATACAATTATCGTTCTATTTTGACACCAACTGAAAGAGAATTAGGCGCATGCGTCATCGATATTGGTGAAGATTTAACACAAATCGCATACTATGAGTGTGGCGAGTTAGTAGATGCCGACGTGGTTCTAATGGCTGGACGTCACATTACAGATGACATTGCACAATTTTTAAATACAACATACGAATCAGCTGAAAAGATTAAACAACAGTATGGTCATGCTTTTTATGATTCAGCGTCAGATCAAGATGTGTTTACCGTAGAGCAACTTGATTCAGAAGAAGTTGCTCAGTATACACAAAAAGAATTGAGTGACGTGATCGAAGCACGTGTTGAGGATATTTTCTTTGAAGTCTTTGACATTTTAGAAGCACTTGACTTAACGAAAGTAAATGGTGGTTTTGTTGTAACAGGTGGTTCAGCAAACTTACTAGGTGTTAAAGAACTTTTACAAGATATGGTGAGCGAAAAAGTGCGTATTCACACACCATCACAAATGGGTGTGCGTAAACCAGAATTTTCTTCAGCAATTTCAACAATTTCTAGCAGTATTGCTTTTGATGAGTTATTAGATTATGTTACAATTAGTAATCATGATAACGAGGAAGTTGAAGAAGAAGTTATTGAAAATGATGTAAAATCACAAGAAACAAAATCAGGTGGATTTGAATCATTCTTTAAGAGAAAACCGAAAAAGCAACCTCATGAACAATCTTCTGAAGTGATTGAAGAAGATGCGAGTGGAGACACATATGTTGAACACACAGACGCTGAAAACGGTGAACCAAAACAAGAAGAAAGTAAATTCAAAAAAATTATGAAATCTCTGTTTGATTGA
- the ftsZ gene encoding cell division protein FtsZ, which yields MLEFEQGFNHLATLKVIGVGGGGNNAVNRMIDHGMNNVEFIAINTDGQALNLSKAESKIQIGEKLTRGLGAGANPEIGKKAAEESREQIEDAIQGADMVFVTAGMGGGTGTGAAPVVAKIAKEMGALTVGVVTRPFSFEGRKRQTQAAAGVESMKAAVDTLIVIPNDRLLDIVDKSTPMMEAFKEADNVLRQGVQGISDLIAVSGEVNLDFADVKTIMSNQGSALMGIGVSSGENRAVEAAKKAISSPLLETSIVGAQGVLMNITGGESLSLFEAQEAADIVQDAADEDVNMIFGTVINPELQDEIVVTVIATGFEDKPSSQARKQGHSGFGASATQTTSKESSFGGGSVADKEADSSRAHSTAEDDIPSFIRNREERRSRRTRR from the coding sequence ATGTTAGAATTTGAACAAGGGTTTAATCATTTGGCGACACTTAAAGTTATCGGTGTCGGTGGTGGCGGTAACAACGCTGTTAACCGTATGATCGATCACGGTATGAACAATGTTGAATTTATTGCAATTAATACAGACGGCCAAGCTTTAAACTTATCTAAAGCTGAGTCAAAAATCCAAATCGGTGAAAAATTAACACGTGGATTAGGTGCAGGTGCAAACCCAGAAATCGGTAAAAAAGCTGCAGAAGAATCACGTGAACAAATTGAAGATGCAATCCAAGGTGCAGATATGGTATTCGTTACTGCTGGTATGGGTGGCGGTACTGGTACAGGTGCAGCACCAGTTGTAGCCAAAATTGCAAAAGAAATGGGTGCCTTAACAGTTGGTGTTGTAACACGTCCATTTAGCTTTGAAGGACGTAAACGTCAAACACAAGCAGCTGCTGGTGTTGAATCTATGAAAGCAGCAGTTGATACATTAATCGTTATTCCTAACGACCGCTTATTAGATATCGTTGATAAGTCTACACCAATGATGGAAGCATTCAAAGAAGCGGATAATGTATTACGCCAAGGTGTTCAAGGTATTTCAGACTTGATCGCTGTATCTGGTGAAGTAAACTTAGACTTTGCAGACGTTAAAACAATTATGTCTAACCAAGGTTCTGCCTTAATGGGTATCGGTGTATCTTCAGGTGAAAACCGTGCAGTAGAAGCAGCGAAAAAAGCCATTTCATCACCGTTACTTGAAACATCAATCGTTGGTGCACAAGGTGTGCTTATGAATATCACAGGTGGAGAATCACTTTCATTATTCGAAGCACAAGAAGCGGCGGATATCGTACAAGATGCAGCTGATGAAGATGTGAACATGATTTTCGGTACTGTCATCAACCCAGAATTACAAGATGAAATTGTGGTTACTGTTATTGCGACAGGTTTTGAAGATAAACCATCATCTCAAGCGCGTAAGCAAGGACATTCAGGTTTCGGTGCAAGCGCAACACAAACAACTTCTAAAGAGTCTAGCTTTGGTGGCGGTAGTGTAGCGGACAAAGAAGCTGATTCTTCACGTGCACATAGCACAGCTGAAGATGATATTCCAAGTTTTATCCGTAACAGAGAAGAACGACGCTCAAGAAGAACACGTCGCTAA
- the pgeF gene encoding peptidoglycan editing factor PgeF, which yields MEQFLQRKHYLSYEAALDHGVTLGFTTRQGGVSPYPNNAFNMARYIDDMPENVTHHQNILAEEIGIPRNQWVFPIQMHGHEVVEVTRADRGKNIDRLSDDVLHGIDGMYTYDSDTVLTMCYADCVPIYFYSPKHHFIGLAHAGWRGTVQQIVNEMIGQFPYDLHDLYVVIGPATSNSYEINDDILSKFKNLPIDVTPMIDTRDLDRHGIDLKEINKYLCIHGGIPESNIYVTKHATSEELDRFFSYRIEKGKTGRMLAFISQSSEGAMNEDVS from the coding sequence ATGGAACAATTTTTACAACGCAAACACTATTTATCATATGAAGCCGCACTGGATCATGGTGTAACACTTGGATTTACAACCCGACAAGGGGGTGTCAGCCCGTATCCAAACAATGCATTTAATATGGCCCGTTATATTGATGACATGCCCGAAAATGTGACGCACCATCAAAATATACTTGCTGAAGAGATTGGCATACCGCGTAATCAATGGGTCTTTCCGATTCAGATGCATGGCCATGAAGTAGTAGAAGTCACGCGTGCAGATCGTGGTAAAAATATTGATAGATTATCGGATGATGTCCTTCATGGAATAGATGGGATGTATACGTATGATAGTGATACAGTACTAACGATGTGTTATGCGGATTGTGTTCCAATCTATTTTTATAGTCCGAAACATCATTTTATCGGATTGGCTCACGCTGGCTGGCGTGGCACGGTACAACAAATTGTAAATGAAATGATTGGACAGTTTCCATATGATTTACACGACCTTTATGTTGTTATTGGACCAGCGACATCCAACTCATATGAAATTAATGACGACATTCTATCTAAGTTCAAAAATCTACCAATAGATGTTACACCTATGATTGACACACGTGATCTAGATAGGCATGGTATTGATTTAAAAGAAATTAATAAATATTTATGTATTCATGGTGGTATACCAGAATCAAATATTTATGTTACAAAGCATGCCACTTCTGAAGAATTAGATCGATTTTTCTCATATCGTATTGAAAAAGGTAAAACGGGACGTATGCTAGCCTTCATATCCCAATCAAGCGAAGGAGCGATGAATGAAGATGTCAGTTAA